A genomic stretch from Amia ocellicauda isolate fAmiCal2 chromosome 23, fAmiCal2.hap1, whole genome shotgun sequence includes:
- the cfl1l gene encoding non-muscle cofilin 1-like yields the protein MASGISVNDEVVHIYNSMKVRKAGECESDRLKLVLFRVSDDGKEIVVDKGKQIFNRDLKSDEDVFKRVISQFPEKECRYALYDTCYETKESKKEDLVFITWVPDTAAIKSKMLYASSKKALSDKMKGIKFDWQVNELGELKDCACLREVLKAHVVAFEGKPV from the exons GCTTCAGGAATATCAGTCAATGATGAGGTGGTCCACATCTATAACAGCATGAAGGTCCGCAAGGCCGGGGAGTGCGAGTCGGACAGGTTAAAGCTGGTTCTGTTCCGCGTCAGTGATGACGGGAAAGAGATAGTTGTGGATAAAGGGAAACAAATTTTTAACCGGGATCTTAAAAGTGATGAAGATGTCTTCAAGAGAGTCATCTCCCAGTTCCCAGAAAAAGAATGCCGCTATGCCTTGTATGACACCTGCTATGAGACCAAAGAAAGCAAGAAAGAGGACCTGGTCTTTATTACGTG GGTCCCTGACACTGCGGCAATCAAAAGTAAGATGCTCTACGCCAGCTCCAAGAAGGCATTAAGCGATAAAATGAAAG GCATCAAGTTTGACTGGCAGGTCAATGAGCTTGGAGAGCTCAAGGACTGTGCTTGCCTTAGAGAAGTATTAAAAGCCCATGTGGTAGCATTTGAAGGGAAACCCGTCTAG